Within the Halichoerus grypus chromosome 2, mHalGry1.hap1.1, whole genome shotgun sequence genome, the region AAGACTCTTCACTATAATTCACTAGTTTGTTCATTCAACAGGTGTTTAGTGAGCACCAGCTATGAACCGGGGATGAGCAGTGAACAGCCCAGAGTCCCTTTCCTCAGGAGCTTACCTTCCAGAGTGAGGACAGCAAATACTtaagtgaacaaataaatgtatCATGCCACAAAGTGATAAAGAGTGCTGAAAAGAAATGGGAGTCAAGCAGGGGACACTGGTTCATACAGGGTGATTGGGAAGAATTGTCCAATAAGCTGACGTGTGCTCAGAGACCTCAAAAAGCAGGGATGGCCCACGGGGCTACCCGGGGAAGCCCTGTCCCGTGCACAGACACTGAGGCAGGAGGGCAGCTCAGCTGTCTGGGAACCAGCCAGGAGGCCAGCGGGGTCAGAGGAGTGGGGTAAGCGATGAAGTCAAAGAGAGCAGGGCTACAGGTCCTCAGGGGACCCTTAGACTTTAGGGGGTGGCATCCAAAGACTTTGAGCAAAGTGACACGATTGGAGTTCTGTTTTCCAGAATCTCTCCGGCCTGAGAACAGACAGTTGGGAGTAAGGGCACGACAGGGAGACTGGTTGAGGGGCTGGAGCAGTCATCCAGGTGACACAGTTGTGCTTCCCTGACCAAAAAGAATTGAATTGAGTCTCCAGGTGGCCAGCGGTTAGATTAATAATTACGTATCTTTCCCCTGGAGTTTTCCAAGTACCTCTGTACCCATTATTTCATTGCATGCTCATGATACCCCAACAGTACAGGCACCCCAGCTGCTCATGCTCACTGCATAGACAAGAGCCTTGAGACAGAAAAGTTAAGCCTCCTGCCTGAGGCCCTAAGAAGTAGACCTGAACCAGGTGTGACTCCCACATGCTCTTTCTGCCAAACCAAGGGCATGGCCAAGCCTTCTCCAGCATGATCTTACCTCTTTGACCACAGAGCTACAGGACCGTTGCAGGGAGAGAATCAGCCCTTACCAAGCTTCCAGAACTTTCTGGGCCAGGGCAAGATATTTACAAGCATTGTCTCCTTTATTCTTCACAGCGACCTGTGGGGAACATGATCATCCCCGTTTTAAGACAAATGAAGGACTCAGAAGGATTGATTTGCCCCATGTCAGGCAACCAGTGATGGATGTGGAATTGGAGCTGCGGTGTTTCTGATTCAAAAGCCTAGGGAGCCTCTTAAACCCAGATGACCGTAATCGTTAAACGATCAGATGAGCAGGGAGAACCCATTCTTGCTCTTGTTCTCCGTAGGGGTCGAAAAGGGCAGGGTAACATCGGGGGCcgcgctgggggggggggtgttcgaGAAGGAATCCTCAACGGCATCCCCGGGTGAGGCAcataccaccccccaccccacccccggttCTCGAAGGTTCTCTGAGcgtgtgttctgtctctctgtgtaGGGTGCTCCAAAGTGACCTGCATCAGCTTGACCCGGGAGGCCTCCATTAAACTGTCCCCCTTGCATGGCAAACAGATTTCCATCCGCTACCTGGACATGACGGACTGCTTCGTGCTGGAGGACGAAGGGCTGCACACGATCGCGGCGCACTGCACGCAGCTGACACACTTGTACCTGCGGCGCTGCGTGCGCCTCACCGACGAGGGCCTGCGCTACCTGATGATCTACTGCACCTCCATCAAGGAGCTGAGCGTCAGCGACTGCCGCTTCGTCAGCGACTTCGGCCTGCGGGAGATCGCCAAGCTGGAGGCGCGCCTGCGGTACCTCAGCATCGCCCACTGCGGCCGCGTCACCGACGTGGGCATCCGCTACGTGGCCAAGTACTGCAGCAAGCTGCGCTACCTCAACGCGAGGGGCTGCGAGGGCATCACGGACCACGGCGTGGAGTACCTCGCCAAGAACTGCACCAAACTCAAGTCCCTGGACATCGGCAAGTGCCCGCTCGTCTCCGACACGGGCCTCGAGTGCCTGGCGCTGAACTGCTTCAACCTCAAGCGGCTCAGCCTCAAGTCCTGCGAGAGCATCACGGGCCAGGGCCTGCAGATCGTGGCGGCCAACTGCTTCGACCTCCAGATGCTCAACGTGCAGGACTGCGAGGTGTCCGTGGAGGCCCTGCGGTTCGTGAAGCGCCACTGCAAGCGCTGCGTCATCGAGCACACCAACCCCGCCTTCTTCTGAACGGGCCGCTCGGGCCGCCGCGCTGCGCGGCCGCACGCGGACACGGTGGCGCGATTCCGGAAAGCAGCGTCTGTAAGCGCCGGCACCGCTCACCCGTAGCAGCCCTTGCTTCCTGGGAGGCTCTTAGGgatctggcttttctttttccttagtgCTCGTGGGCAACAGGGGtcaaggaaaggaagggggagcggggggagagcggggggagggcgggggaggggtgcaAGTTGCTGTGCCGGTAAACTGGTTTTTTGGGTCAGGTCATCTGTAGGCAGTTTCTCTTCTCCCCAAAGAGGTACCTCAGAAAGCCGATGGCAGTGTGTTTAAGAAcgcctctttctctgtctctgtgctcCCGGCGGCATCCCAGGCTTCTGCACGCACACACCCTGTCCCcaccgctccccgcccccccagcccctccctggccaACAGCAACCACACATCCAGGATAATGATGCTCTCCAGACCTCCTCCTCTTTAAACCGCTTGAGTGGCCTAAGCCGCACTCAGCAGTCCCGCGCCCAAGCAAGTTCTTGTTAAATAAATGTCCTAGCACGTGGTATATACAAAGCGCTTCCAACCCTTTTCTAAAGAATCACTTCGGGCAAGCAGCACTGTGCAGGAGGAGAGCTGCAttctcccctcccgccccctccccccagctctgccacagacatagctgtgtgaccttgggcaagtcacttgacatCTCTGGGCTTCGGCTTCCCGCACTGAATCAGAGGCCATTCAGCTCGATGATCGCTTCGTACCCATTTTAGAATTGAGAGGACAGAGATTGTCAGGAGCAGTGCCTTGGCCTACAGCATATGAGGCATCTACCTCTCCCAAGAGTATTGGTTCTGTGGGTGCTTTCAGGAGATTGGGAAGTGCCAGCATGAATGTCCCACATGTCCTTCAGCTCCGATCTGAATGTCACCCAACCCTGTTTCTTTCGGTGGGTGAGTCCCTCAGGCACCTACTCCCGCCCCACTAGGTGGATGGTTCCCGTGACAGGCGCTTCCTGCACCACCCGACCCCACACCATCTTATGGAGGCAGTGGATTTCCCACTCAGAGCACAGCCCACAGCCCCAGTCAAGTGGATCTTGCTGAGTGTTTTCAAATAGGAAGAAAGACCCTCACAAGTTTTCATTAACAAGGGAGGCCCAAGAGAGCTCATGTCTTCGAAGGGTCTCCTATCCTTTCTTAGTGCACATGTGATATGTAGCAGACACATCTACATCTGCCCTGCAGCTGGCAGGGGCAGACGTGTTGGTTCTTTGTCATTCAGATCACATTTCCACTTTTCTCAtctatttatttctctgtgcATCCAGACTCCATCGCGTGAAGCCTGTTGGGCTTAAGCCCTAAGTGATTAACGGCGCAGATTGCCACCTCGTGTGCCTTCTCCCATGGCTATCTGCATGTTCTCTGTCAAAGAGCACACAGCAGACTTTCAGGTGTTTAAAGACCATTCACTCAAAAATGTCAGGCAAATGGAAGAAGGAGCACATCGATCACACTGAAGCGCGCGGGCCTGCTAACCAGGCCCTTGGAATAGAACATTAAAATCCTTGCCAAGTATGCATTTTAAATGGCCCTGTTTGGATGGGAATCCATTTGCTAGCCTCACTTGCATGAAATCGGGATGCCAGAAGAAAGTCCACTGCTCATTTTCATGAAATTGATTTGCCTTTTGTTAATAAACACATGACTTTTCCCACATTTTTCTCTGGCCACACCTCTCCATCGCTCTTCAAACAGTCACCCACTGCTTTCTCAAAGGGTCCACCATCCAAACCCAGAATCTCTGTATCTCCAAGCCAAGTAGGTGGAATTGGTTGCAGATCAAGCTCACACACAACTCGACAACTGCACTCCCACTGTAGGCTCCCTGCGTTTCTTTGTCTTATGTCGGGAAAGAGGAGATAGAGTGAGGTGGCGTCTGCCCAGGAGGTTTCTTTCCTGCACCATATGACCTATGACCTCCTCCCCAGTCAACATCGTCAACAACTTAGTGGGCAGTCATAACTATGTGCCATGGGGAAAGTGAATTGCTTGGCAGGGGAGAGTGTCTCGTGATAGTCCCAGTGTTTAGAGCCATGAAAGAGGCTGAAGGTAACATTCCCATGCTCTGTGGTTTCTGACCGTGTCTAACATCTCAGGAGTTGAGAGTCACAAGGATTGTCCCTAACCCTTGGCACCAGGGTCTTCCAAGTGGTTAATTTTCATACTCCCGGAATGAGAAGAGAGATCCAAAATGGCGCCCTGAACCAGAGAAGGGGTGTCCCATTACAATACCTTTATCGCCACCACCCGACAACACCGTCTAACCTGTTTTCCACACATGAGGCAAAGCTGACTTTCACACTCATTGCCCAGCACGTGCTGTCTTCTCCCagtctctccctttgccccagtCTTCTCTTCGGCCACTCTGCCCACCCCTCTTGGGATATGAATCTATGGCGGAGGTCACTGGGGAAACAGCTCAGCAGATTTTTAGAGACCAAGCAAAAGGCCTCACTAGgaaatttatctgttttaaaacattgcttccttcctgcctctgcgAAATTGAATgctcattgtttgtttgtttgttttatttctaatgaTCAATCACTGCGTGCTGTATGACTCTAGAAAGCCTTAATTTACTACCACCAAGAAATAAAGCAATATGTTGGTAATCGGGTTAAGTCTCATTTAATAACGCTGGCCAGAGGAGCATGGTGTTCAGATGGGGACACTCAAGGGCGAGGAAGAAACTTATCTTCTGCTGAAGTGGAGAGCAAGTCAGCAAGTCGGGTCAGTGCGGCTCTTGTACCTTTAAAGTTGCATCCACGATTTTGTCGTTTCCCTTGGCTCAGTGACTTTGGCTGGAAATTAGCAGGTGAGTGAAAAATCATTACCTTCACAGTTTAGGTCAGGTCTTCGATTCCTTAGCCCGAAACTCTTGGAGCCAGATGTATTTTggaattcataattttttatatttgaggAAGTGAGCTGTGGTGTATTTTGTAATACCCCTAAGGGCGACACCCTTAGTCAAACACGTTAGATTTCTGCAGCCGTCGCTGTGAACAGTCATACTATATAAGATTATTACAGACGAAATAGCCTTGCATCCATTCAGGTCAGGTTTGTCACCAAATTAGTTTGTgctaaacataatgaaaaaaagctTCTATTTCTTCAGAGCTCTCCAGGTTTCAGAACTATGAATAAGTAACCATGGACCTGAATACGTCCCCTGTCACAGGTCCAAATGCTGGAGTAATCGTCAAAATTATGCCATTGGTtgttagcaattttttaaaaggtcttagAGCATTAAAACCTAGAAGGACAATATGGCAACCTGATCTAAATGGAAAAATTATCATTCcgttggaaaaaaagaaatgccaaagcTCTACTCACCCCAACCTTTAGATCTGAGAAATCAATATGGCAGAAAGCAAGCACCAAGAGATGAATGGCACAATTCTGCTTTAGCAAGTAAAAAGGTTTTAAGAGATActgattttaaatgtatttgtccTCAACCTTCTTCGTATCCTATGTCAGCTGCTTAATGACTGTCACATTAACCAATAGGACAGTGTGCTGCGTGGGAACATTCACTGGAGGTAGCCCCACGTAATCCTGGTCAAGATCCCAGAATAAGCTAGcaggaaataaaagcatttgtCCTTGAGGTTCATGACTTCTTAAATTGACATTTGTTCAGAATttgaaaaagttttcaaaaaatttgcTACCCAAGAGCATTCAACATGAAACGAAACAGATTGGGCCTTTTTAAGAGGCAAAGTAATACAATAAAATTGCTTCCCACGTCCCAGTTTTCACAAAGAAGTCCCCAAGAGTAGTGCATTTGTTCAATAGCTGGCAATCGTGATTCGTTAAGAAAGACGTTAATTTGAAGAAATGCTGAATCaacagcaggggagggagagagcatcaTCAGAGACTTGGTGAACACTGCAGTGAAAATGTTCACACAGAGAATCTGTCAGATGAAGTCGGTTTCCCTCTTGCATGCTATTGGTCAAATGGTTTCTTCTTTTTGATCCGTTCACCAGCTGTGGTCCTCAATGTGGCAGGAAGGGGAGGTGCAGGGTGAAGGGGCACGCCTGTCGTCATCGGTCTGCAACGGAGGCTGATGCCGTCACCGAGACTCCCCCAAACACGGCTCCAGTTGCCCAAAGAGCAACTCAGGCGGTTTCATGAAGATGACCGCCAGGTAGGCAGAGCTGTTCACCTGGGGGAAGGAATACTCTCCCAGACACTAAGATTGGGGACACCCCATCCAGGGATGTACTTCAGATGTGACtattcctccctttttctctgaGTGCACCACTATCTCCTAAAACCACACAGATCCATTTTTGtagagcattttttttcccccttcaagtCACCAGATCTGCTAAAACCACATGGGATGAAAGAACATCTCCACTGGGGAGCTGGAGGCTGCCCAGCCCCCGCCTGTCACCAGGACCACTGTGGCATCTCCGGCAGAGGTGTCTGCTGGAAATACTTACAACAAGGATGCCGGTCTCCTGGGCTATCCAGGAAGGCTACATGTAAGTTCTAAATTGTTGCTCAGGTGGTAACAACCAGCGTCATCCCGGTGTCCGGCATGGCCTtgaagatcatttaaaaaaaattcccttgacCTAAATATTTCCAAGTCTAGTCATTTCTATATTGCAGAATGTTTCTCTTTCCAGTCACTGAGCTACTGAATTTGACACTGATGAGATCAGTATGTCTGAACTCTATCCCGGCCCATGATGATCAACATATGATGGAGACTGGAAATTACAGTCATTCTTCACGAACAAAGGATGCCTAGGGCATGCCAGTCATTTTCTTCTGAGGGAGCAGACAATCCCCAGCAACCCCTttcacaaagatttattgagcagGTACTGTGATAGGATCTGGGGGGATAAGAGAGAATATCCTTACCCTAAATGGAACGTCAGATCCAATAACTATAATATCATGGAATGAATTATAGGATGGAGAGGGGGATATAAAAAGCAAAGAGGCAAGATCCTTTCATTTATTCGtccaacaagcatttattaagaacctaacatgtaccagacactgtggGGACACTGAGAGTCTTTCCCTGATCGAGTTTGTCCAAGAAGTAATTTTCATCACCGTCTGGAAAGAGGAATAAAACTTAGGGACTCCTTTCAGAGGGAACATCACAAGCCATGGTGCACTTGAACATGCAAACAGCATACATAGAGCCCAGGCAGGAAGACAGTATTTGATACGGTGAACGAAGTCATTTCTCTTTACCATAGGCTAACATTATCATAACATTAACTACACTAACGATGGGTTAACTTCGTCATTGCCTTGCGGTCGTCATATGGAAATAGCAAGTTCTGTTCTGCTCTAATGTCATCCCACAGATTAGTTCCTGGGTACATTTACAcactctttcacacacacacgcacacataccaTATCAAGAGTGGGAACATTCTGCAAAAACAACACTGAAACATAATTTCTTGGACAAATTCTGAGGAACCTCAAAGCAGCTTGAATGGCCTCCCAAACAGCATTCCTGATAGGCCTGCGAGCCTGCAGTCATGATTTCTGCAGAATCTAGCACAGAGAGAGGACAGGAGTGCCCTCCCTCAGTTATCCTTGGATGCTTCAGCCAACATGGCTGCTCTGTGGAACAAGTCTAATTGTTACATGTTTATGATGAGAATGGTTGGAATAATTGCGGCTTCTCAATTTACCATGCCCCTTTGGCAAACCAGTCTGTGTCGGTAATGTCAAAAACAACGGATGGTCCGAGTGAGATTGATTAAATAGCCATTAAAATTGCCAAGAAATGGGTTTTACTTGTAAATTCACTGAGGATTGGTTCTTTGAAACCTCAGATATTACCAGGCTTGGGAATGTGAAATTATCTGCCACAGTAACGATAAACTAAGTGATGAAAGCCATTAGAAAGTGTGAGGGTGGTAGGaaggcttttaatttttgttttgctgcCATGAGACAGCAATCCTTGTGGTTTTGCAGAGCcccaaatgttttccaaagtctGGGAAGGATTCTGAAGCCCATTTCCAGACAGGCATGCGGAAAGATCCAGGGAGAAGATTTCTAACCACGCAGAGGAACCAATCATTGGCACTTCCTTTGTCTCTGATCTTCTACCACCAGTGAACACAACCaccccctaaaaataaaaatttttaaagaaattccagGTTTCACATCATGAGTGAATTCTTCGTGGGTGTTTAcacttagaatttaaataaacttgtCACGGTCTTTTTCATTTATGAGAAAGTAGATAAAGGGACAAACTGTCACAACTGATAAATGCCTTCTTTGTTTTATCTCGAAGCCTTTCCTTTGGAGATGGAGACCAAAGTAGATATAATCACCTGTGTCTAATTTTACACTTCTCATACTTACAGGATAACTACACAAATGTACTGGATTTCAACTGAACAACTCTTCATTTTGCAATCCCACCCCCTGGAATCATGGAGAAATGTGGCAAAAGCTGGGTTTTCGTGCTTCCTGGTGACTTAGTAAAGCCACTGAAGAGATCATTTTGCCGAACAGATCCTTGTCTTAGGAGAAGAGCCGGAGAGGGAGAATTCACACCATTTCTCTTGTTCTTGTTACAGCCACACAGGGCAATCCGTGATTTAGGAGAGAGTTGATCTGTGTGAATGGCGTCTACGCTGCAAAGGCTCATTAGCTCATTGGACGGGGAGACTCCAGTTGGCTCTatgttcatcattttaaaatatccaaagaaTAATGGCTATGGACGCACTGGAAGGTTGGAGCCCAAAGGGCtgtagatttaaagaaaaaagaaagagagggaaaaaaaaaaacaaataatgcatgacCTCTTGCTCACTTAATGAAAACCAGAGTCTCCTCCAGATTTCCATGCTGGCGTAGTTTTACGGGTACCATCGCCTTGGGGCTCCTGTGtgtaatgtttcttttaaaaatagtgcaCACAGGAAAGCGATGGGGCATGTAAACACTGCCATGGGAGAGCCTTAGCCTCCGTTCCTTTTAAAACGTGTGCTTAATCCCAAATGCATGGGGCAAAATAGTCTTGAAGGTGATCAGGTAAGGCAAGGACTCCTGCGTTGACAAAAAGCAAAGCCACACATGCTCAGGTGCTGAgtgttactgttgttttttttttttaagattttatttatttgacagagagagacacagcgagagagggaacacaagcagggggagcgggagaggaagaagcaggcttcccgcggagcagggagcctgatgtggggcttgatcccaggacgctgggatcatgacctgagctgaaggcagacgcttaacaactgagccacccaggcgcccctgttttttttaacttccttcacGCTCCATTCATTGGCCTTGTGGCTCCAATGCCTAATTTCTCACAGCCAATAGCTTGTTCTGGCCAGGGAGAAAAGTGACCTTTCGTACCCAATTTTCTGAACGATATAAAGTACAGTTATCAGCAGCTCCAAAGCAAAGTTCCTCCCCAGGGCTCGGGAGCCCGATGTTAAACCCTGGGACTAGCTGAAATCCAAGAACGACCCTGGGGGAATTCGGCCCAAAGTCTCCTTTGGCTGAAAAGAAGAAACCTTTGGTAATTCTTAGGGTGATaacaaatgcaaattttaaaacttttttagagCTTACTATTCCTTGACGTCGAGTAGGATAAATTTCATGTACTTCTCTCCTTGGTATAATTCTGCGTGTTAAGTTTTCTGTGGCAACTGATGAAACATAAATTCATGTTTGAGTTCTGCagttttttatcttgtttttgttttttgttgttttgggttttttttatttgtacacACAACTTGGGTTTGGCCACTCTTGTGTTGTACATCATTTTCAGAAGGAGATGTGTCCCTGTGGGGGTCTATGGTGATTTCAAAGACCATCTTGGCAACATTACTAAGTGTGGATAGCCGTGTCCAACAGAAAATGTCACTGTTGGAAGGCGAAAGGTAATTTGTCAGGGACACGAACATTTTTGGAGATGATCCTGGAAAAATGAAGAGCCTCCCTCTGGAGGACTGCAGAGGTCCACTCCACTCCTGACAGGTGAATCCCAAACTGTAGGCTAAGACTTAATTACTCCATAACTATACACAATAAGTTTAACAAATTTGGAGGGTTTCCTGGCCCAACCAAAAACTTCATGGTCTGTTTGTGGATGCTCACTCATCACTCATAGTTATTTCCTCTTTTGCCTGGATGGTCCTGCTGGTGCAGCATTTACAATGgtaagttttgtttcttttagaatCCAGGGACCTTCATGTAAATGATGAGTGACTATCAGCAAGTTTCCGAAAACTGTTACAAAACTACAGATAAGACCTCCAACAGATGTGGTTCGATAATTTCAAAAAGCACTTAAGAGAAATGTGTCAAGGTTCTTTACAACATTTTGTTTCTGATTGAGTATCATAGGAACGAGGGGTTTGTAggtattttgtcttatttttaatgatcAGAGATATTCTTTCTGTATGTCCAGTAAGGGACTAGAAATATGAATagctgaatttttttaagattctatttatttatttagagagagtgggggatgggggaggggagaggaagagggagaatctcaagtagactccgcgCTAGGCAtggagtcccacaccgggctcaacctcacgaccccaaaatcatgacctgagctgaaatcaagagtcagacgcttaaaaaTAAACTGCTTCCTTTTTGTTTGGGTAGTAATAGATGCAATAACCATGGATCCTGTGGTAGAAAAGCTCCAGATATCATTGACTGTAGTCCAAAATATCATTAGCATATGAATAACTCAAGTCTTCTTCAAGTTAGTGTCAAGCAGCTCCCTTGAGTAGGATTTATGAACATCTGAACACCTAATCCTCCAGAAACTACTTTTAGCCACCATCCTTCTGACTTAGCAGAATCCGAATAAAGAGGAGAACCACTTGCAGACCATTttcccagtgtttttcaaacctctccccaccactccagtctGTATTAACCGTTCCCAAATGTCCCTGAATTTACCTTGGTCCAGCATTTGGGATGTCTCCAAGAGgctttctaaaataaagtcttaatgtCTCCATCAACATTTCTCTTGACATAGACGTCCGTGGTAGCAGACCTTCAAGATGGTCTTATACTAATAGAAAGCCCCCACCCTACAGACTCCAAAAGAGCAAACACAGAAACATTGACCCACTCTGCCCCCGTGCTTTTACAGATACGAAGAGAAAGGTTTCCTTTAACTTGTTATAACATGCTCAGGTCTGATCAAGTTAATTCATTACTAGATTTGGGTTGAACAGTTCCgattttccttcctgcctctggcACTGATTTACTGTTAATGTTTGGAAGGATTTTGAAGTATTAGAGGATATGACAACAACCGTGGTTAAAGGGCCAAGGTTTTTGGACATATTATCATTGTTCATATTTTATAGGGTGCActgattttcatataaaattctgATAGAGAGGTAGCTAGACACCTATACATGCATAAATGTGGTCAAGGAGCATCCAGCATCGACACCATCCCATAAAACTTTCTGGAGTTCCTAAAGCTCTCACTtgcttagtattttatttaagctTTATGAGACACGTTAGCTTCAAGGCCCAGAACAGAACAGCAATGGAGTCGCATCTGTCAAAAATATTGAGTGTTCCATATACCCTCCATTTTTATCAAAATCACTCTACATCTTGCCAGTCTgtccaactaaaaaaaaataaaagaatcgaGATATTCTGCTGATGCTGGAATGAGGACAAACAAGATATTTGATTCAGCCAATAAAATTGAAATGCTGTCGGAGAAAGCCAAGGGGGATAAAGAAGCCATCTGACTTAGGATGCGGACAGGACTTTGCGGcctgattttctttctcagttctgGTTACTGAGACTGAACAGGGGGGTATTTATTGGTGGCATCCAAATGTCTCCTCTTTGCCAAACACAATATTTTTTCCAATGTGGTAGTAGTGAAATGTATCTTttgtactgattttaaaattccctagccagattttttttttctggaaaaatatgGCTAGATGAATACCATTGATAATCAGAAGTAGCCAGCATTCTAGGGAAACAATTTCCAAAGAACACAGCTAAAGTTTTGTATGTGCTGCCTCTTAGTGTTTTCTTTCGGATGGAGCAGTAGATCTGAATATGGAAAGGCACAGTTAAAGGGCTCAAGACGTGAAATAGTCTAAAGATGTCAAAGAAACACTTGGTGATGTAGGCCTTATGTTGTTACTATTCCAGAAagcagtgccttttttttttctttctttttttttttcagttgccaCATCTGGGAGTGTGGAGTAATgcacaggaagagggaggccACTGGGTATAATTTGTTCAGATCAGAGTTTGCACGAGCTCAGTGACACCAGGAGGAATAATTTCCACAGCT harbors:
- the FBXL7 gene encoding F-box/LRR-repeat protein 7 isoform X1, which codes for MGANNGKQYGSEGKGSSSISSDVSSSTDHTPTQAQKNVATSEDSDLSMRTLSTPSPALICPPNLPGFQNGRGSSTSSSSITGETVAMVHSPPPTRLTHPLIRLASRPQKEQASIERLPDQSMVQIFSFLPTNQLCRCARVCRRWYNLAWDPRLWRTIRLTGETINVDRALKVLTRRLCQDTPNVCLMLETVTVSGCRRLTDRGLYTIAQCCPELRRLEVSGCYNISNEAVFDVVSLCPNLEHLDVSGCSKVTCISLTREASIKLSPLHGKQISIRYLDMTDCFVLEDEGLHTIAAHCTQLTHLYLRRCVRLTDEGLRYLMIYCTSIKELSVSDCRFVSDFGLREIAKLEARLRYLSIAHCGRVTDVGIRYVAKYCSKLRYLNARGCEGITDHGVEYLAKNCTKLKSLDIGKCPLVSDTGLECLALNCFNLKRLSLKSCESITGQGLQIVAANCFDLQMLNVQDCEVSVEALRFVKRHCKRCVIEHTNPAFF
- the FBXL7 gene encoding F-box/LRR-repeat protein 7 isoform X2, with protein sequence MRMQGKGSSSISSDVSSSTDHTPTQAQKNVATSEDSDLSMRTLSTPSPALICPPNLPGFQNGRGSSTSSSSITGETVAMVHSPPPTRLTHPLIRLASRPQKEQASIERLPDQSMVQIFSFLPTNQLCRCARVCRRWYNLAWDPRLWRTIRLTGETINVDRALKVLTRRLCQDTPNVCLMLETVTVSGCRRLTDRGLYTIAQCCPELRRLEVSGCYNISNEAVFDVVSLCPNLEHLDVSGCSKVTCISLTREASIKLSPLHGKQISIRYLDMTDCFVLEDEGLHTIAAHCTQLTHLYLRRCVRLTDEGLRYLMIYCTSIKELSVSDCRFVSDFGLREIAKLEARLRYLSIAHCGRVTDVGIRYVAKYCSKLRYLNARGCEGITDHGVEYLAKNCTKLKSLDIGKCPLVSDTGLECLALNCFNLKRLSLKSCESITGQGLQIVAANCFDLQMLNVQDCEVSVEALRFVKRHCKRCVIEHTNPAFF
- the FBXL7 gene encoding F-box/LRR-repeat protein 7 isoform X3, producing MRTLSTPSPALICPPNLPGFQNGRGSSTSSSSITGETVAMVHSPPPTRLTHPLIRLASRPQKEQASIERLPDQSMVQIFSFLPTNQLCRCARVCRRWYNLAWDPRLWRTIRLTGETINVDRALKVLTRRLCQDTPNVCLMLETVTVSGCRRLTDRGLYTIAQCCPELRRLEVSGCYNISNEAVFDVVSLCPNLEHLDVSGCSKVTCISLTREASIKLSPLHGKQISIRYLDMTDCFVLEDEGLHTIAAHCTQLTHLYLRRCVRLTDEGLRYLMIYCTSIKELSVSDCRFVSDFGLREIAKLEARLRYLSIAHCGRVTDVGIRYVAKYCSKLRYLNARGCEGITDHGVEYLAKNCTKLKSLDIGKCPLVSDTGLECLALNCFNLKRLSLKSCESITGQGLQIVAANCFDLQMLNVQDCEVSVEALRFVKRHCKRCVIEHTNPAFF